The Aedes albopictus strain Foshan chromosome 2, AalbF5, whole genome shotgun sequence region cgagatatttgaaaaaaatgtcatattttggtacctAACCCAAAACATACTGAAAAACGAAACTTTTCTtcgaatatctcagaaaccagtggaggtatcgcaattttgagcacaaatttggcccaattgggttctagaatcacagatttagtctagaaaaaataagtttgaaattaaaatttgagATGTTTTTTGAAAGATTGTTCCAgctaaaatttcacttgaaccctttgcgccacccctaaatatcaaccgaaatcgctcatttttgtacagctgacttatttcgactagtagatcactttcgacttgggaaatcatatatcggagagattttttgaaattggaCATTTTGGTATTAGTTTCCCGAAATCCAGTTCcgccaagttttgaaaatagaTCAATATTGTCATGCGGCATTTTTATCATCGCGGTTTTTGAAATACACCATTCTGTGTTAGTTTTGTTTGAAACACTTCTGGCTATTTGGGACCCAGTAAACAGATTTAGCGGCAAATCGGCTCCGGtgattcccggatttttttttcgaaagtaaaCAAATACCGTCAAGCGGCACCTCAAATTTCGTAATTTTTCAATACACATAATTCTGAGTCATTTTTGAGTTATGCGAAATATTTGTTCCTGCGGTTCATTCTGGGACTCCTCTcataattcctcttggaatacctctatcgattcttttaggaatttctcaagttatCCCTCTgatgattccattaggaattccttcaggaattttatccagggattgctccagtaatgtatcatgggattcctccaggagctcctcgtggtcttcatctagagatttcagctgagattcctcaaacaattcctcctgcggttcttccatgCATTCAAACTGCGGTACTACAGAAATTCTGCTGGGGATTCTTCTGAAGCTTTCTCCCGGCTTTCTTTCTGGGACcttccgggcaatcttcctggaattcttgcagaaattcttgcggattttcttccagggatttctctaaggactcaTCCATGAATGCTCCCAGAGATTTttatcaaagattcctctagaaattcctcatgcaATTCATGCAGATAcacatccaaagatttcttaaatcAAGGCTAACTTtatcaaacaccgtatgtaacatatgtaaacaaaaaagagatgtTCAAGGGGTTCTGAATTTcattaaggactacttgtatcacaatttactttacagttgcactaacgtaagaactacacgacacacacaatatgcgacgcgacacaagacaacacttatcgaTCTTACAATcgtttgtaagaacgataagtgttgtcttgtgtcgcgtcgcgtattgtgtgtgtactacttgtatcactcacctttggggatgatttgtgaaaaaatacccggatttttcacgtttctgaaatgctcaatgtatgagttgctatgggaacagcgaacttccccttcgattttccccgttcgtggattttgttagatacggtgtttggtaaagtaagGCTTGAAATAACTCCTCCTGTggttttttcagcaattcttcctccagaaattctaactatgattcatccaagaattcttataGTAACTGATATAGAAATTTATcatggaattcttgctggaattcttccgggaaatcttcctgaggttctttcataaattcctcccgcGATAGCTTTAGGGCCTCTatgcattcctctagaatacctctaccggttcttttaTTCCTGATTGGGTTTATCTagaacccaagcagcacctgcaacatcatccaaaatgtgtctttctatgctttggtctaaaagagttgcaataaaagcgcacgcaacttgcATCTTGTCAGCTGAGCTGCATTTAAAGtctgaatatcgttaagttgcagctttgtttcataggaattacaaataacatcgtattgaacatcgatttatggaggcggagcttacatattcctcacaagtagcaatgcagtcagcttgcattaaatgtgttatgtaacacacatgaaacatcttactctggtttgtttgttcagattaggttccaaatatgttgcggaaaacttgcgcgtcttttcattttgacagctttctaacttgtggcaaaggcggtacaatgaagtaacgcgtaacttcagtagcttttatggtgcattgagcagcaaatctttcacaccCAACTAACAAGTGCAAGTCACATACAAGCAagtttgctgaattgttgcttaataatggtaataatAGCTGAACTAAAGTTATGCTCTACACagtactgtttaaatgatttttcaattgagaaaatagtcaatgttcgactttcctcatcggtatcaacaatgataaattaaaacacttttcaaaagtttaacaagaaatttattcgacaagcaaggttgcgaccattcattttcaaagatttatattcatttgctattatctcagttcagaagcatgctatcgaaaaacaatgtatggatgaatgtaaccttgtagttttatctgaaagtttgccgaataacattggggtcgcacacgcataccaaagtcgtgagcgagctgtgaaggccactttccacagcgtgaatggaatttacattcaccgcgtggagagttgccttcacaactcgctcacgactttggtatacgtttgcgaccccaatgttattcggcaaactttcagataaaattacaaggttaaattcatccatatattgtttttcgatagcatgcttctgaactgagataatagcaaatgaatgtaaatctttgcaaatgaatggtcgcaaccttgtcgacaagcattgattccttaacaaaatagtttaacaaaacatttgtttgcatcttattaagctgatgtatcgataagcatatgctcccgaacaatgtgcttttcacttgtcaaataaacgccttcagcccgtcatagtttgactcggaactttgttcagataatgggataaatcatggctaaaactgtttagacaaccaagttatcaatgaacaaaaattttaaacgaatcacataaaatgaaACGgattagaattatgtagtttaacattgagtgccaagagacgtaatcaacgtaaaaatgaggcatttatttatttttattagtctgtaacaagatatcttgtgccttgattattatattttttttatcttccgcagcagttcgattgtacgagacgcttggatcgatgcatttgacatttcagtgctgtcgtgtttactgaatattattcccacagtcacctagataaccaaacagcattcagaaatcgacacatttcaagtatccctaaacatccttatgcactatttattgaacataatatcaagattccatgacaaaagcataaataaaaaaattcttaacggatcttcgactgagcatgagtagattacctgaacagatgctgtgaatgcaccatgtccaagaccataccgcacaacatattgtcatacatttttaaagatcgatatttattaataaaataaaaaataaaaacattttcatatcgcaattagttcgtctggaaacaatatcttcaataagaaccaacactttttggccgcattcgataaaaattttctcaccgtgcgataaaaatactgacagcgaaatcagaatggaaaacacgtgttttgagttGAACAGCGGTTGAAGTATAAGACGTTGTtgagttgattaccacgtgctgtgcttattcaccactgctgaacacaagttcaggagtgatcattattgagtcatgggaagattatgttttgctatggatgctgcatctcaccatctctaggatggcgcagataagaaggcatgcggctggcaatcgacaggtctcgagttctaatccggatttaggtaattttatatgtaattcttacttcataataggtgttctcaacatgagagcaaataattactctcgtgagagttcaacatttttgcattttatttattttcagtcatttttgccaaagcttaataacaactttcttgtacatttgtgaaacgctttgaacaacaaaaatatAAGTTGGTGcgcaacatgatgctttataacttctccaaatccgtgtgaacaaaatccgaacataggttgtacgtgaaaataattcaaatgttattcagcatcatgctgaattaattcgtcataatggtgcatgttaaatgagtgattgttagttgggtagttttATTTTGGAACTTGTCTATTGATAACTATTTTTTATGCAGAATAAAATGTGAGACactttgggcgttaacgggttaattttttctcttatttttcacGTTTTTCCTTGTAGGTTGGCTCTCTATTTGCACTCCACCTCGGCAAGAAAGGACACACCGTAGACCTGTATGAGTACAGAGAAGGTATTGGAACATTCTTTCGCTCTTTCAATACGTAATACTTCCAACAATTTGTCGTCGCCATTAAAGCGTTCATTGCGTTCTCTAATCCTCCATTTCCCCATATCCAATTCATGCAGACATTCGCACGGCCGAACTGGTCATCGGCCGGAGCATAAATTTGGCACTGTCAGCCCGCGGGCGCAAGGCACTGGCCGAGGTGGGCCTGGAGGACGCCCTCCTGCAGCATGGCATTCCGATGCGGGGCCGCATGTTACACGATCTGCGGGGAAACCGTAGGATTGTGCCGTACGATGCCAACACCAACCAGTGCATCTACTCGGTGGGACGTAAGCATCTGAACGAGGTGCTTCTCGATGGTGAGTGAGCGAGCGCTGGGAAATTCGATAGGTGTCGGTTACAAAGTTGCGCCTGTAAGTTCTGGTGAACGGATTATGCTACTGAGAGGCTACACAACACACACGTGACGGGTGCTAGTGCGTTTTGTTCTGAATGGGCACGACGACTCGGTGGGCATTTGGCGGGCTTCATTCATTGCCGTGGCAGTGCGTAGCAAAACCGTCTTCCGCGACTGAAGAACATGAAAATGCTATGTGTTATGTAAAACGCTCGAACTGATAATGTTGTTTATTTCCAGCGGCTGAGAAGTACCCGAATATCAATCTTCATTTCAACAAAAAACTTCAATCGGCCAATCTGGATGAAGGGGAGATGAGTTTTGTTGAGTGAGTACACTTGATTGGTTTCATTGCGGTAGTCCTTATCGCATTTCTACCAAATTTCAGTCCGACGACGAAGGAATCGACCCAAACCAAGGCCGATCTGATCGTGGGCTGCGATGGAGCTTACAGTGCTGTTCGCAAGGAGATCGTCAAACGTCCGGGTTATGATTACAGTCAGACCTACATCGAGCATGGTTATCTGGAGTTGTGCATCCCGCCGACCAAGGATGGAGATTTCGCGATGCCTCACAACTTTTTGCACATTTGGCCCCGGGGAAAGTTCATGATGATCGCACTGCCCAATCAGGATCGCACCTGGACGGTGACGCTGTTCATGCCGTTCACCAACTTTACCAGTATTAAGTGCGATAGCGATCTGTTGGAGTTCTTCCGCACGTACTTCCCGGATGCGATCGACCTGATCGGGCGAGAGCGGCTGATAAAGGACTTTTTCAAGACCAAGCCGCAATCGTTGGTGATGATCAAGTGCAAGCCGTACAACGTGGGCGGTAAGGCGGTGATCATTGGTGATGCGGCACACGCCATGGTTCCCTTCTATGGACAGGGGATGAATGCCGGGTTTGAGGATTGTAGCGTGCTGACCGAGTTGTTCAACAAACATGGCAGCGACATCGATCGGATACTGGCTGAATTCAGTCAGACACGGTGGGAAGATGCGCACTCGATCTGCGATCTGGCCATGTACAATTACGTGGAGGTGAGTTGTTCATCTTAGTCTAGCtcaccaaattaaaaaaaaaaaaatcattcaaaaccaTCATGTAACTAACAAGGCTATTTGCATCATCTTATATATTATATGCactatgaaattttgaaaatattttaaaatatgcTCAGATTCGAAGTATTAAAactttccttcacaaatttcacaacattacaggtattcttcgatataacgtgccctcgatatagcgtaccctcgatatagcgaattcgatataacgtacattttgcttcgatataacgtacaacattgaaaatttttatttttcccacgaataatccttagataaactacgaaatcactcaaatcaatgttttgttgcagcattagccttgttacccagaataagCGCAATTTGGGGATAAATTTAGTGTAcgctatatcgaagcaaaatgtacgttatatcgaagctcaaaaaacgaaatgactttttcgtcaaaactcaaatTTTTCATTATCGGTTttctgaatttcaccgaaatcattatttgggactaatttcacgtcgaatacatcaatactagcataaaaatattaaatttttctctgcttcgatataacgtacacttcgatacaacgtacaaagagaaaacttttttgtacgttatatcgaagagtacctgtattttgacatacaagggatagacaaaatgatcgggacaggccaaATTttcactttgagctgttatatctccggattcaatgaaccgaatgcaatgaaattttgtccatttatgacttatacaatgagctttgaaaaacgtttgactcaacttgaaattatgaccgagggaaaaagttatagcgatttcatttattttatgatttttaagtaatttggtctatttttaatatgcatcccatgattttttctttgaatttccggctatgttgttactttctttctaAACATATTGATATTTAAGACAATTAGGggaaatttaaatgaactgtaattagcatcttaaattttgaaacgatgttgaaatttaagaacatTTGGTATTTGATTAGAaatataatctaatcgttataatttacttccgcgttaagaattttaagttaagtcaaaagttcttcaaagctcattatataagtcatgaatggttaaaatttcaatgcattcggttcattaaatccggagatataacagctcaaagtaggctatcggataattccacctttttctagaatcattataacttcgtgtagaatagcccgatcttttccaaattttgtccactgatacccgagcagaagggcataccttacaaataccatgcgaagagcaacatgtgctctaatacctaaaattgttattgctgcgttattctacgaaatgttatgagaacatcacaataacagttggaggtatctgagcagagtttggtattgaagtAGTATTTGTTGTTTTAGCAGTGGACATAACCgcagaacaagatttgctattacatcatgaagtcatcgaacaaatgaaatatttaataataagaaatgttattagtttgttattcaataactttggaataacaaatacagcacttgaaattttaggtatgcattcattattgaaataacaagacttgttattttctaggtgttatttatacaaaactttggaattcatttttgttattttgcctcttattaccacctaatgaagggcatgtcaaggtatggtagtattgaagataaataccttgatatgttattcacttgttattttcttctgctcgggtatagtTGTGTGtgtgttgatcaacttacagtgaaaatttgagaatatttgatgcacttttcgaaaagttacagccatttgaactttttttgagaagggaaaagtttgcctgtcccgatcattttgtctatcctctgtataaCTTTCCAGGAACTAAAAGCTTGCTAAAAATCATTCTCCACAAATCTTCTCATTAGTTCAATTGTATTAGTGATCCTTTTATGAAAAAACTTTACTTATTTCCAAGCAATTTCTCAGCTAATTCAAGTTCCTAAGGAAAGAAAATCAATTGCGAGATTTTCCTTTCCTACCATTTTTTCTAGTATGGTTCGATCGATTCTTTGAGAAAGGCAATCAGATTTTACCGAAGGGCTCgagagaaattctctcagaaactttTATTAGATAACTTGAGAAGTTATTgcagcaatttcttcgaaaaaaaatgctAGTTGATCCAACTCCATGAATTCCAATATTTAGAAGCTTCTGTTAGCCTTTAGAAACTGCACTAGAAACCTTCAATACAACAAGTAGAGGAAAACCTTACACATGCCATAAGAAATGCTGCTTGACCTTTTTTTAAAGATAGTGTTCCTTGGAAGAAATATTCAAAGGAGTTCTAACCAGAAAGCTTGTGGATCCTTCCCTGAAAAATTTCAATGTATGTAATCCAAAGTTTTTCAGATGTGTTTTAAATAAGAATTATCCCTTTTTCCATATTTTGAAATTGActtgaatgttttgaaaattttgtaccactAATGGTACGAAATCTGCAaatttcttaagattaatttcaaGAAGAAAATCTTTCTGATACTCTTTTAAAACTTGAAAATTAAATTATGACACATTTGTAACAATTAATTTAAAATATTTCTACCAggattcatcttgaaattcctcataAGAATTTTCGGGGATACCTCCCAGAACTTCTCCtacaattttttccaggaaatcctggaaatcgtgtcatctatggatttctccaggaattcctcccgggattcagtCAGCGTTTTTTCCTAGGTTgccattccttccgggattctaaaATCTTTTAACGATTCTTTCAGCGACTTATCATGGGAGTCATTCAGGAATATCattgattcctcccgaatttttttttcgggatttctctcgaaattgcttcagaattccttcattgattcttctcgggatttccACAAACACTTCTTgaaagattcattcagggattccgtcaaggattcttccCGTTCATGGTTTTTCGCTTGAGATCCCTGGCATCCAGGAATTAAATAttctcggaattctttcagagatttctcatgggattccttctggaatttcttccggtatttttcccaggatttcttctgagatacctCACAAATCCCAAATCTCGTCAGGGATGCATCTAAGGATCTTATgatatttctcccgggattctgtagtgatttctgcaaatatttctttagagatcccttacaatatttattcaggaatgccatcaaagaattcttcccggaactcctttaaagattcctcccaggattccttcaggaattctttcatgaattccttcagggattcatcccaggattcccaggagatatttgtcccgggattccttccgagattctttcaatgattcatttgggattctccagtgattcctgcagaactcCTTCCTGGATACTTTCATATATTCCTCTgcgattttttgggatttctttcagaggttccttagaggatttctcaCGGTATTCTCCGGCAATTCCGGATCAAATCTGcgcaaaaatcattgataaatcgcGGAGGAATCTGCGATTTAACAATGACTGGGATTTCATTCGGAATTTTTTATttgattcctcccaagatttcttcaaggatttctcccaa contains the following coding sequences:
- the LOC109403230 gene encoding kynurenine 3-monooxygenase gives rise to the protein MTTQYKQTNTNGLTARNLNVAVVGGGLVGSLFALHLGKKGHTVDLYEYREDIRTAELVIGRSINLALSARGRKALAEVGLEDALLQHGIPMRGRMLHDLRGNRRIVPYDANTNQCIYSVGRKHLNEVLLDAAEKYPNINLHFNKKLQSANLDEGEMSFVDPTTKESTQTKADLIVGCDGAYSAVRKEIVKRPGYDYSQTYIEHGYLELCIPPTKDGDFAMPHNFLHIWPRGKFMMIALPNQDRTWTVTLFMPFTNFTSIKCDSDLLEFFRTYFPDAIDLIGRERLIKDFFKTKPQSLVMIKCKPYNVGGKAVIIGDAAHAMVPFYGQGMNAGFEDCSVLTELFNKHGSDIDRILAEFSQTRWEDAHSICDLAMYNYVEMRDLVTKRSYLFRKKLDELLYWLLPNTWVPLYNSVSFSHMRYSKCIANRKWQDKILTRVLYFSSIATVAAAGYLGYKYGSMDLVQHYSSSVLQLLRLK